One window of the Salvia splendens isolate huo1 chromosome 1, SspV2, whole genome shotgun sequence genome contains the following:
- the LOC121797918 gene encoding solute carrier family 40 member 2-like isoform X2, which produces MWEFSVGLYMINVWPDSLLVAAAYGVVECASTAIFGPLIGQLVDKLSYTRVLQLWLLSQNLSFAVAGVAVVAILMYTDLVTANYTVFISLLVLINISGAVAVLSTLAGTILVEREWVVVISEGQSPGVLTKMNSVIRRIDLICKLFAPVITGFVISFVSLTASALALAIWNIVSVFLIYILLMSVYKGIPRLRDVSERRVSVASRSLVGGVDESVSTYHERESLITSDANYSESSPNGIMIEKFLSLPYVRAWRVYINQDVVLPGLALAWLYFTVLGFGPLMTATLEWQGIPAYVIGIARGISAMVGIGATFGYPMLESRISTLRTGLWSIWSQWGCLLLCVASVLMRSKISSAYVLMAGVASSRLGLWMFDLSVIQQMQDGVAESDRCVVGGVQNSIQSMMDLMTYIMAILISNPKDFWKLIVLSFVVATLAAILYTVHIYRVRKHLIHWDKLLRLIKW; this is translated from the exons ATGTGGGAGTTCTCGGTCGGTTTATACATGATCAATGTGTGGCCGGACTCTTTACTTGTCGCTGCAGCTTATGGAGTGGTGGAATGTGCTTCGACTGCAATATTTGGTCCTTTAATTGGACAGTTAGTGGATAAGTTATCCTACACTCGG GTTCTCCAACTCTGGCTCTTGAGTCAAAATCTGTCTTTTGCTGTTGCTGGAGTTGCTGTCGTTGCTATACTGATGTATACAGACTTGGTGACTGCCAATTACACTGTGTTCATCTCTCTTCTTGTACTTATTAACATCTCGGGAGCTGTGGCCGTGCTTTCCACTCTGGCTGGAACCATCTTGGTTGAAAGAGAATG GGTGGTTGTGATATCAGAAGGTCAGTCTCCTGGAGTTTTGACAAAGATGAACTCTGTGATTCGAAGGATCGATCTAATCTGCAAGCTGTTTGCTCCTGTGATCACCGGCTTTGTCATCAGTTTTGTATCGCTAACTGCATCTGCTCTGGCGTTAGCGATCTGGAACATAGTATCCGTGTTCTTGATATATATCCTTCTGATGTCCGTGTACAAAGGGATTCCAAGATTAAGAGACGTCAGCGAAAGAAGGGTGTCTGTAGCATCAAGATCGTTGGTCGGGGGAGTGGATGAGAGTGTGTCTACTTACCACGAACGAGAAAGCTTGATTACTTCAGATGCAAATTATTCCGAGAGTAGCCCAAATGGGATCATGATCGAGAAATTTCTGAGCCTTCCTTATGTTCGTGCTTGGAGAGTTTACATTAACCAAGATGTCGTCCTTCCTGGTCTAGCTCTAGCCTGGCTGTATTTCACCGTGCTCGG CTTTGGACCGTTGATGACAGCTACTCTAGAATGGCAAGGGATACCTGCATATGTGATCGGGATTGCACGTGGAATAAGTGCCATGGTTGGGATAGGGGCAACATTTGGGTACCCCATGTTGGAGTCTCGTATCTCAACCTTGCGAACGGGTCTTTGGTCGATATGGTCTCAG TGGGGTTGTCTCTTGTTATGTGTTGCTTCCGTATTGATGAGGAGTAAAATCTCTTCAGCCTACGTGCTGATGGCAGGAGTAGCATCGTCTCGTTTAGGGCTATGGATGTTCGATTTGTCTGTCATTCAGCAAATGCAG GATGGCGTAGCTGAGTCTGATCGTTGTGTAGTTGGTGGCGTACAGAACTCGATTCAGTCCATGATGGACTTAATGACTTACATCATGGCCATACTCATCTCCAATCCGAAG GATTTCTGGAAATTGATAGTGTTGTCGTTCGTGGTGGCGACTCTAGCGGCCATCTTGTACACCGTGCATATTTATCGAGTTCGGAAGCACCTAATTCACTGGGACAAGCTTCTCCGGCTCATTAAGTGGTGA
- the LOC121797939 gene encoding F-box/LRR-repeat protein 3-like, translated as MKNKKESSFSRFDLLSEEIVFTILDFLHQNPCDIKSFSLVCSSFHAIESRHRRFLKPLRSEHFPKLFARYRHISNLDLSLCPRITDASLGAIAAGCKEALRSIDLSRSSFFSHAGLSSLVANCSNLVEIDLSNAAELRDTAAAAVAEARNLERLWLVRCKSITDIGIGCIAVGCRKLRLLSLKWCLGIGDLGVGLIAVKCKGLRSLDLSYLPITNKCLSQILELQHLEDLVLEGCFGIDDDRLTAPKLGCKSLETLDMSSCQNVSYVGLTSLTSAVGSLRQLILSYGSRVDLALANSLQSLSTLQCIKLDGCQVTCSGLKAIGNLCISLKELSLSKCIGVTDEGLSSLVTKHKYLQKLDITCCRKITHVSLAHITNSCTSLVSLKMESCTSVSAEAFVLIGQRCQLLEELDLTDNEIDDEGLKSISSCLQLSSIKLGICLNITDEGATHIGISCSKLREIDLYRSAGITDSSILAISRGCPVLEMINIAYCTSISDTSLIALSKCTKMSTLETRGCPLVTSLGLAAIAVGCKQLTRLDIKKCVNIDDGGMIPLSHFSQNLNQINLSYTNVTDLGLLSLARISCLQSMTLLHREGVTPAGLAAALLACSGLTKVKLQASFKSLLPPWLFEHLEARGCSLQWREKVFQAELDPKCWKLPLVDLE; from the exons ATGAAGAACAAAAAAGAATCTAGCTTCTCCCGCTTCGATCTTCTGTCGGAAGAAATAGTCTTCACAATCCTCGATTTCCTCCACCAAAACCCCTGCGATATCAAGTCATTCTCTCTCGTTTGTAGCTCATTCCACGCAATCGAGTCTCGTCACAGGAGATTCCTCAAACCCCTGCGCTCCGAGCATTTTCCCAAGCTCTTCGCCAGATATCGCCATATCTCAAATCTCGATCTCTCCCTGTGTCCGAGGATAACCGACGCCTCCCTCGGCGCGATCGCCGCCGGATGTAAGGAGGCGTTGAGGTCGATTGATCTCTCTAGGTCGAGCTTCTTCTCCCACGCGGGGTTATCGAGTTTGGTGGCGAATTGCTCCAATTTGGTTGAGATTGATCTGTCGAATGCGGCGGAGCTCAGGGacacggcggcggcggcggtggcggaggCCAGGAATCTGGAGAGGCTGTGGCTGGTGAGGTGTAAATCGATTACGGATATTGGGATTGGGTGTATTGCTGTGGGATGTCGGAAATTGAGGCTGCTTAGCTTGAAATGGTGTTTAGGGATTGGGGATTTGGGGGTGGGATTGATTGCTGTGAAATGCAAGGGTTTGAGGAGTTTGGATCTCTCTTATTTGCCG ATCACCAATAAATGTTTGTCACAAATATTAGAGTTGCAACACCTTGAAGATCTTGTTCTTGAAGGATGTTTTGGGATTGACGATGACAGGCTCACAGCTCCGAAGCTAGGATGCAAATCGTTGGAG ACGCTTGATATGTCGAGCTGTCAGAATGTGAGCTATGTTGGTTTGACTTCTCTAACCAGCGCTGTTGGAAGTCTCAGGCAACTCATCTTATCATATGGCTCTCGT GTGGATCTTGCTCTTGCTAATAGTTTGCAGAGCCTCTCGACGTTACAATGTATAAAACTTGATGGTTGCCAGGTCACTTGCTCGGGTCTCAAGGCCATTGGAAACTTGTGCATCTCCTTGAAGGAACTGAGCCTCAGTAAATGTATCGGGGTGACAGATGAAGGGCTTTCCTCACTCGTAACTAAGCATAAATACTTGCAGAAGCTGGACATCACCTGCTGCCGCAAGATAACTCACGTCTCGCTTGCCCACATCACGAATTCTTGCACTTCCCTCGTCTCCCTAAAGATGGAATCATGCACCTCGGTCTCTGCTGAAGCTTTCGTCTTGATAGGGCAGCGGTGCCAGCTTCTTGAGGAGCTTGACCTCACTGACAATGAAATAGATGATGAAGGCCTCAAGTCCATCTCGAGCTGCTTACAGCTCTCGAGCATTAAGCTTGGGATCTGCCTGAATATAACTGACGAGGGTGCAACACACATTGGCATTTCGTGTTCAAAGCTCAGAGAGATAGACTTATACAG ATCAGCTGGGATTACGGATTCAAGTATTCTAGCCATTTCTCGTGGCTGCCCTGTCCTTGAAATGATCAACATAGCCTATTGCACGTCCATATCCGATACCTCCTTGATCGCCTTGTCAAAATGCACAAAGATGAGCACATTAGAGACTCGAGGATGCCCCCTTGTCACGTCATTGGGCCTAGCCGCCATCGCCGTTGGATGCAAGCAACTCACCCGATTAGACATCAAGAAGTGTGTGAACATAGACGATGGGGGAATGATTCCTCTATCTCACTTCTCTCAGAATCTCAATCAG ATAAATTTGTCCTATACCAATGTCACGGACTTGGGGCTCTTGTCACTCGCGAGGATCAGCTGCCTGCAGAGCATGACCCTCCTCCACCGGGAGGGGGTGACTCCAGCTGGACTAGCCGCTGCACTCTTGGCGTGCAGCGGGCTAACAAAAGTGAAGCTTCAGGCATCGTTCAAGTCACTGTTGCCACCTTGGCTCTTTGAACATTTGGAGGCCCGCGGCTGCTCTCTCCAGTGGAGAGAAAAGGTATTTCAG GCTGAATTGGATCCCAAGTGTTGGAAACTGCCGTTGGTGGATTTGGAATAG
- the LOC121797918 gene encoding solute carrier family 40 member 2-like isoform X1, with product MEITKGEQLAVQTHSFPSSSVLNLYVGHFLARWGSRMWEFSVGLYMINVWPDSLLVAAAYGVVECASTAIFGPLIGQLVDKLSYTRVLQLWLLSQNLSFAVAGVAVVAILMYTDLVTANYTVFISLLVLINISGAVAVLSTLAGTILVEREWVVVISEGQSPGVLTKMNSVIRRIDLICKLFAPVITGFVISFVSLTASALALAIWNIVSVFLIYILLMSVYKGIPRLRDVSERRVSVASRSLVGGVDESVSTYHERESLITSDANYSESSPNGIMIEKFLSLPYVRAWRVYINQDVVLPGLALAWLYFTVLGFGPLMTATLEWQGIPAYVIGIARGISAMVGIGATFGYPMLESRISTLRTGLWSIWSQWGCLLLCVASVLMRSKISSAYVLMAGVASSRLGLWMFDLSVIQQMQDGVAESDRCVVGGVQNSIQSMMDLMTYIMAILISNPKDFWKLIVLSFVVATLAAILYTVHIYRVRKHLIHWDKLLRLIKW from the exons atgGAAATAACGAAGGGTGAGCAATTGGCAGTCCAAACACATTCATTCCCATCTTCTTCAGTCCTAAATTTATATGTTGGCCATTTTTTAGCCAGATGGGGCTCCAG GATGTGGGAGTTCTCGGTCGGTTTATACATGATCAATGTGTGGCCGGACTCTTTACTTGTCGCTGCAGCTTATGGAGTGGTGGAATGTGCTTCGACTGCAATATTTGGTCCTTTAATTGGACAGTTAGTGGATAAGTTATCCTACACTCGG GTTCTCCAACTCTGGCTCTTGAGTCAAAATCTGTCTTTTGCTGTTGCTGGAGTTGCTGTCGTTGCTATACTGATGTATACAGACTTGGTGACTGCCAATTACACTGTGTTCATCTCTCTTCTTGTACTTATTAACATCTCGGGAGCTGTGGCCGTGCTTTCCACTCTGGCTGGAACCATCTTGGTTGAAAGAGAATG GGTGGTTGTGATATCAGAAGGTCAGTCTCCTGGAGTTTTGACAAAGATGAACTCTGTGATTCGAAGGATCGATCTAATCTGCAAGCTGTTTGCTCCTGTGATCACCGGCTTTGTCATCAGTTTTGTATCGCTAACTGCATCTGCTCTGGCGTTAGCGATCTGGAACATAGTATCCGTGTTCTTGATATATATCCTTCTGATGTCCGTGTACAAAGGGATTCCAAGATTAAGAGACGTCAGCGAAAGAAGGGTGTCTGTAGCATCAAGATCGTTGGTCGGGGGAGTGGATGAGAGTGTGTCTACTTACCACGAACGAGAAAGCTTGATTACTTCAGATGCAAATTATTCCGAGAGTAGCCCAAATGGGATCATGATCGAGAAATTTCTGAGCCTTCCTTATGTTCGTGCTTGGAGAGTTTACATTAACCAAGATGTCGTCCTTCCTGGTCTAGCTCTAGCCTGGCTGTATTTCACCGTGCTCGG CTTTGGACCGTTGATGACAGCTACTCTAGAATGGCAAGGGATACCTGCATATGTGATCGGGATTGCACGTGGAATAAGTGCCATGGTTGGGATAGGGGCAACATTTGGGTACCCCATGTTGGAGTCTCGTATCTCAACCTTGCGAACGGGTCTTTGGTCGATATGGTCTCAG TGGGGTTGTCTCTTGTTATGTGTTGCTTCCGTATTGATGAGGAGTAAAATCTCTTCAGCCTACGTGCTGATGGCAGGAGTAGCATCGTCTCGTTTAGGGCTATGGATGTTCGATTTGTCTGTCATTCAGCAAATGCAG GATGGCGTAGCTGAGTCTGATCGTTGTGTAGTTGGTGGCGTACAGAACTCGATTCAGTCCATGATGGACTTAATGACTTACATCATGGCCATACTCATCTCCAATCCGAAG GATTTCTGGAAATTGATAGTGTTGTCGTTCGTGGTGGCGACTCTAGCGGCCATCTTGTACACCGTGCATATTTATCGAGTTCGGAAGCACCTAATTCACTGGGACAAGCTTCTCCGGCTCATTAAGTGGTGA